From Mus pahari chromosome 20, PAHARI_EIJ_v1.1, whole genome shotgun sequence, the proteins below share one genomic window:
- the Atmin gene encoding ATM interactor, with translation MAATEAAAAESEGPAPGVPATPASTRGAAAASSPWRPPESRSRPRPARARAAAPVPPARELIQPSVSELSRAVRTNILCTVRGCGKILPNSPALNMHLVKSHRLQDGIVNPTIRKDLKTVPKFYCCPIKGCPRGPDRPFSQFSLVKQHFMKMHAEKKHKCSKCSNSYGTEWDLKRHEEDCGKTFQCTCGCPYASRTALQSHIYRTGHEIPAEHRDPPSKKRKMESYLQNQKLSSKTTEPLSDQPAPRQDAPEPDASEVKLAASLEDSCSSHTKKQSISTPPRCPQKLLLPKPKVALVKLPVVQFSPMPVFVPTADSSAQPVVLGMDHSSVAGAVHLVPLSVGTLIFSLDSEACSLKESLPLSKITSPVVEPTNTGVQVSVGKSLCSPLQEVGSACQKTSISSSNVQTDLTYASANLIPSAQWLGPDSSVSSCSQTDLSFDSQVSLPVSVHTQTLVPSSKVTSSIAAQTDAFIDACFQPGGVSRETQTSRMQNCTNDSVPVGHTGLCGDIFESVHASYSVPTDTIMSSSLVAETVTHGLLPQNDPKILRQVMEKSAPVLNFSAQNNVLPAQTMTDNQTQTIDLLSDLENILSSNLPGQTLDNQSLLSHTNPGPDAQLPAGSAQNSGIDFDIEEFLSASNIQTQTEESELGSMSTEPVLESLDIETQTDVFLSDPSAQPYGFRAGSGFLGLEMFDTQTQTDLNFFLDSSPPLPLGSILKHSSFSMSADSSDTETQTEGASTAPHAPALESKVQLSSTETQTMSSGFEPLGNLFLTSNETQTAMDDFLLADLAWNTMESQFSSVETQTCAELHAVSSF, from the exons ATGGCGGCCAcggaggcggcggcggccgaGTCTGAGGGTCCGGCCCCGGGTGTCCCGGCCACGCCGGCGAGCACGCGGGGAGCCGCCGCCGCCTCTAGCCCGTGGAGGCCGCCCGAGTCGCGCAGCCGACCGAGACCGGCCAGGGCTCGGGCCGCGGCCCCGGTGCCACCGGCCCGGGAGCTGATCCAGCCGTCGGTGAGCGAGCTGTCCCGGGCTGTGCGCACCAATATCCTGTGCACCGTGCGCGGCTGCGGCAAGATCCTGCCCAACAGTCCCGCTCTCAACATGCACCTCGTCAAGAGCCACCGGCTGCAG GATGGCATAGTAAATCCAACAATAAGAAAAGATTTGAAAACTGTACCAAAATTCTACTGTTGTCCAATCAAAGGATGTCCTCGCGGCCCCGACCGAccattttctcagttttctctgGTTAAACAG CACTTTATGAAAATGCATGCAGAGAAGAAGCACAAATGCAGTAAGTGCAGTAATTCCTACGGCACCGAGTGGGACCTGAAAAGACATGAAGAGGATTGCGGCAAGACCTTCCAGTGTACGTGCGGCTGTCCCTACGCCAGCAGAACTGCGCTGCAGTCTCACATCTACCGAACTGGCCACGAGATCCCTGCAGAGCACAG AGACCCACCtagtaaaaaaaggaaaatggaaagctaCCTGCAAAACCAAAAGTTGTCCAGTAAAACCACTGAACCACTGAGCGACCAACCAGCCCCTCGCCAAGATGCTCCTGAACCAGATGCCTCGGAAGTAAAGCTAGCAGCATCACTTGAAGACTCTTGTAGCTCCCACACCAAAAAGCAGAGCATCTCGACGCCTCCCAGGTGTCCCCAGAAGTTGCTGTTACCAAAGCCTAAGGTGGCTCTGGTTAAACTTCCGGTCGTGCAGTTTTCCCCTATGCCTGTCTTTGTGCCTACAGCAGACTCCTCGGCCCAGCCCGTGGTGTTAGGCATGGATCACAGTTCTGTGGCTGGTGCTGTGCACTTAGTACCCTTGTCGGTAGGAACCTTGATCTTCAGCCTGGATTCAGAGGCCTGCTCTCTGAAGGAGAGCCTACCTCTCTCAAAGATTACCAGTCCTGTTGTTGAGCCAACGAACACAGGTGTTCAAGTGAGCGTGGGTAAAAGTCTGTGTAGTCCTTTACAAGAGGTAGGGAGTGCGTGTCAGAAGACCAGCATTTCCTCAAGCAACGTGCAGACGGATCTGACCTATGCCTCAGCCAACTTGATACCCTCTGCTCAGTGGCTCGGCCCTGATTCCTCTGTGTCATCGTGTTCTCAGACTGACCTGTCGTTTGATTCTCAAGTGTCCCTTCCTGTTAGTGTCCACACCCAGACGTTGGTGCCCAGCTCTAAGGTCACTTCATCCATAGCTGCTCAGACAGATGCATTTATAGACGCCTGTTTCCAGCCTGGTGGGGTCTCCAGGGAAACCCAGACCAGCAGGATGCAGAACTGCACAAACGACTCAGTGCCAGTGGGCCACACTGGCCTGTGTGGGGACATTTTTGAAAGCGTCCATGCGTCATACAGTGTGCCCACTGACACCATCATGAGTAGCAGCTTAGTTGCAGAGACAGTAACTCATGGTCTGCTACCTCAGAATGACCCTAAGATCTTAAGGCAAGTCATGGAAAAGTCTGCACCCGTGTTAAACTTCAGTGCCCAGAACAACGTGCTTCCTGCACAAACCATGACAGATAATCAGACCCAAACCATAGATCTACTGAGTGACTTGGAAAACATCTTGTCAAGTAACCTGCCAGGTCAAACACTGGATAACCAGAGTCTCTTGTCCCACACAAATCCTGGGCCTGATGCCCAGCTCCCAGCCGGCTCAGCGCAGAATTCTGGGATTGATTTTGATATTGAAGAGTTCCTCTCAGCCTCCAATATCCAGACTCAGACTGAGGAGAGTGAGCTTGGCTCCATGAGCACTGAGCCGGTCCTGGAGTCCCTGGACATCGAGACACAGACTGACGTCTTCCTCTCAGATCCCTCCGCACAGCCCTATGGGTTTAGGGCAGGGTCAGGCTTCTTGGGCCTTGAGATGTttgatacacagacacaaacagacttAAACTTCTTCTTAGACAGTAGTCCTCCCCTGCCCCTGGGCAGCATCCTGAAACACTCCAGCTTCTCCATGAGTGCCGACTCCTCCGACACAGAGACCCAAACCGAAGGAGCCTCCACAGCTCCGCACGCACCTGCTCTGGAGAGCAAGGTCCAGTTGAgcagcacagaaacacagaccaTGAGTTCTGGCTTTGAGCCCTTGGGGAACTTGTTCCTCACCAGCAACGAAACTCAGACAGCAATGGATGACTTCCTTCTAGCCGATCTGGCCTGGAATACGATGGAGTCCCAGTTTAGCTCTGTGGAAACCCAGACGTGCGCAGAGCTGCACGCTGTCTCCAGCTTCTGA
- the C20H16orf46 gene encoding uncharacterized protein C16orf46 homolog — translation MDLCEESETFVENTENQKIEDTEETAPTLHCPDERSERSHVCCLLGVSDLTLEEDGRAREFVISTGWEEAVHGWGRTSPTACIWSKKKVKRGRLRESTNGGNDCLFCMSLSQGSLEPRSLLEVGKLEAGAEAEGSAQKSWSGPVQGPGTASREQPNKLCFPTYVHGEKKSLQLKEFIWCMEEWPMPETVSSKACRNPSGSTEQGLSIPDSVASASKALVVLPPLKSSPHSLDVLSKKSRNNFWQPEEKVLRVEKDECVACADGLKVVDGKGEKRHFELASHLKVTNVLPFPPTVARTHLLSAESQRCCLHWSLLPQKSSVFPPNPTDIHYLATLQVLGQQGGQSCRTRLKAKDTKPPRATPKHIITEAKQENRPHVLESRVFPKPLLPSLTVSRVVIPVSTHRVL, via the exons atggatctctgtgaggaaAGCGAGACTTttgtagaaaatacagaaaatcagAAAATTGAAGATACAGAAGAGACGGCGCCGACTTTACATTGTCCCGACGAGAGAAGTGAAAGGAGTCATGTCTGCTGCCTTCTTGGTGTCAGCGACCTCACACTGGAAGAGGATGGGAGGGCCAGGGAGTTTGTCATCAGCACCGGGTGGGAGGAAGCC GTCCATGGCTGGGGAAGGACCTCACCAACTGCCTGCATCTGgtcaaagaagaaagtgaaaaggGGGAGGCTCAGAGAAAGCACCAATGGTGGCAACGACTGCTTGTTCTGTATGAGTCTTTCCCAAGGGAGTCTGGAGCCCCGGTCCCTCTTGGAGGTTGGGAAACTGGAGGCAGGTGCTGAGGCAGAGGGGAGCGCCCAGAAGAGCTGGAGTGGCCCCGTCCAGGGTCCCGGCACTGCTTCCAGAGAGCAGCCTAACAAACTCTGCTTTCCCACCTACGtgcatggagaaaaaaaaagcctgcaaCTCAAGGAGTTTATCTGGTGCATGGAAGAGTGGCCTATGCCCGAGACAGTTAGCAGCAAGGCctgcaggaaccccagtggaagcACTGAGCAAGGGCTCTCCATCCCTGACTCCGTGGCATCCGCATCCAAGGCTCTTGTGGTTCTTCCCCCTCTGAAAAGCTCTCCCCACAGCTTGGACGTCCTGAGTAAGAAAAGCAGGAATAATTTCTGGCAGCCAGAAGAGAAGGTGCTGAGGGTGGAAAAAGATGAATGTGTGGCTTGTGCAGACGGACTGAAAGTGGTAGATGGGAAAGGTGAAAAGAGACACTTTGAGCTGGCCAGCCACCTGAAGGTCACCAACGTACTGCCTTTCCCACCCACTGTGGCCCGGACCCACCTGCTGTCAGCCGAGTCCCAAAGGTGCTGCCTGCACTGGTCCCTCCTGCCCCAGAAAAGCTCTGTGTTCCCACCTAACCCCACCGACATCCACTATCTTGCCACCCTGCAGGTTTTGGGGCAACAGGGAGGGCAAAGCTGCAGAACTAGGCTCAAAGCCAAGGACACAAAACCTCCCAGGGCCACTCCCAAGCATATTATCACCGAGGCCAAGCAGGAAAACAGGCCCCATGTCCTCGAGAGCAGAGTCTTCCCCAAACCTCTCTTGCCGTCCCTCACAGTGAGCAGAGTTGTCATCCCCGTCTCCACTCACAGAGTCCTCTGA